From a single Lates calcarifer isolate ASB-BC8 linkage group LG12, TLL_Latcal_v3, whole genome shotgun sequence genomic region:
- the srgap2 gene encoding SLIT-ROBO Rho GTPase-activating protein 2 isoform X2, with translation MTSPAKFRKDKEIVAEYETQVKEIRAQLVEQLKCLDQQCELRVQLLQDLQDFFRKKAEIEMDYSRNLEKLAERFLTKTRSTKDHLLKKEQSILSPVNCWNLLLLQVKRESRDHATLSDLYLNNIIPRFAQISEDSGRLFKKSKEVGVQLQEDMMKVLNELYTVMKTYHMYNTDSINAESKLKEAEKQEEKQMGRSGRQDDRQTPRSPDTLASIKTDEKPVRRSSVKKIEKMKEKRQAKYTENRLKAIKARNEYLLALEATNSCVFKYYIHDLSDIIDCCDLGYHASLHRALRTYLSAEQNVETSKHTGLETLEGAAESLEPNGDKQKLMETYNNVFCPPARFDFQSHMGDTMGVMCAQPPVEVELLQRCQQLQSRLSTLKIENEEVKKTMEATLSTIQDMVTVEDYDVSECFHHSNSMESVKSTFSESYLSKPSLAKRRANQQETEQFYFTKLKEFLEGRNLITKLEAKHDLIQKTLGESQKTDCCLASGRRNSTVRKQDSGEAIPLMVESCIRFISRHGLQHEGIFRVSGSQVEVNDIKNAFERGEDPLAGDQNDHDMDSIAGVLKLYFRGLDHALFPKEVFHDLISCVSMESLQERAVHIKKVLQSLPSKTLIIMRYLFAFLNHLSQYSEENMMDPYNLAICFGPTLMSVPEGHDQVSCQAHVNELIKTIIIHHDTIFPGLQDLQGPIYTIPGTGDDFCDSPHCEPPLVEEPAPDTVSVSHNSEDESDPIEAIARFDYSGRTSRELSFKKGASLLLYQRASDDWWEGRHNGVDGLVPHQYIVVQDAPDGGRGSPKPDVDSRDLLEERVSTRGSAASPTGAHVADIYLANLNKMRKRPESGNIRRTFRGSESDSTSPGASGGGGGGGGGVRTASLPVGGALVKETGDKRPVSAHSILNSVTRHSSLKTKVESPQLRKTTTAGRSKSFSNHRPLDPEVIAQVEHSSQDIEVVMTSALSELSKSERQSTSKHTHTPDVVLDTLEQLKGMGGGGGGGASEPSSPLHSRLLRDSEGGSSNAHPLQRSASSASDVPSSFRPAKSQPRSPLPSSTSPSLSSSSLSSSVPSFRELRPPATRPKPVVFPKSGGGGSPAMGSPTSTVPPTPPPPPAGHTHSLPHTPPPPPPPQSNDKSCPA, from the exons gAAGGAGCAGAGCATTTTATCTCCGGTGAACTGCTGGAACCTATTGCTGCTTCAGGTGAAGAGGGAGAGCCGCGACCACGCCACTCTGTCCGACCTCTACCTCAACAACATCATTCCCCGCTTTGCACAGATCAGCGAGGACTCAGGACGCCTCTTCAAGAAG agCAAAGAGGTTGGTGTACAGCTGCAAGAAGACATGATGAAAGTTCTTAATGAGCTTTACACG GTGATGAAGACGTACCACATGTACAACACAGACAGCATCAATGCCGAGTCCAAGCTGAAGGAGGcggagaagcaggaggagaagcagatGGGTCGCTCCGGTCGACAGGACGACCGTCAGACGCCGCGCTCCCCCGACACCCTGGCTAGCATCAAGACTGATGAGAAACCCGTCCGGCGCTCCAGTGTCAAAAAAATcgagaagatgaaggagaag AGGCAAGCTAAGTACACAGAGAACAGGCTGAAGGCCATCAAGGCCAGGAATGAGTACCTGCTAGCTCTTGAGGCCACCAACAGCTGTGTCTTCAAATATTACATCCACGACCTCTCCGACATCATTGAC tGCTGTGACCTGGGCTACCATGCCAGCCTGCATCGCGCCCTGAGGACCTACTTATCAGCGGAACAGAACGTTGAAACGTCTAAACACACCGGCCTGGAGACACTGGAGGGAGCTGCAGAGAGTCTGGAGCCCAACggagacaaacagaaactgatggAGACCTACAACAACGTCTTCTGCCCCCCAGCTCGGTTTGACTTCCAGTCCCACATGGGAGACACG atgGGAGTGATGTGTGCACAGCCGCCGGTGGAAGTTGAACTGCTCCAGAGgtgtcagcagctgcagtccCGTCTCTCCACGCTCAAAATTGAGAACGAAGAG GTGAAGAAAACCATGGAGGCCACTCTGTCCACCATCCAAGACATGGTGACGGTGGAGGACTACGATGTCTCAGAGTGCTTccaccacagcaacagcatgGAGTCGGTCAAGTCCACTTTCAGCGAATCCTATCTCAGCAAGCCCAGCCTAGCGAAGCGACGGGCCAATCAGCAGGAGACGGAGCAGTTTTACTTCACG AAGCTGAAAGAGTTTCTGGAAGGCAGGAATCTGATCACCAAGCTGGAAGCCAAGCATGACCTCATCCAGAAGACCCTGGGAGAGA GTCAGAAGACCGACTGTTGCCTTGCCAG TGGACGGAGAAACTCAACAGTACGGAAGCAG GACTCGGGTGAGGCCATTCCTCTGATGGTCGAGAGCTGTATCCGCTTCATCAGTCGCCATG gTCTTCAGCATGAGGGCATCTTTAGAGTGTCAGGCTCTCAGGTGGAAGTCAACGACATCAAGAATGCCTTTGAGAGAG GTGAGGACCCGCTGGCAGGGGACCAGAATGACCACGACATGGACTCCATCGCTGGTGTCTTGAAGCTTTACTTTAGAGGACTGGACCACGCCCTCTTCCCTAAAGAAGTCTTCCATGATCTCATATCCTGTGTCT CAATGGAGAGCCTCCAGGAGCGGGCAGTCCATATCAAGAAAGTTCTGCAATCTCTGCCAAGCAAAACCCTCATCATTATGAGATACCTGTTCGCCTTCCTCAACCA CCTGTCTCAGTACAGCGAGGAGAACATGATGGACCCCTACAACCTGGCCATCTGTTTCGGTCCCACCCTGATGTCTGTCCCAGAGGGCCACGACCAGGTCTCTTGCCAGGCTCACGTCAACGAGCTCATTAAAACCATCATCATCCACCATGACACCATCTTCCCTGGACTGCAGGACCTGCAGGGCCCCATCTACACCATCCCTGGAACCGGAGATGACTTCTG TGACAGTCCACACTGTGAGCCCCCCCTTGTGGAAGAGCCTGCACCTGACACTGTCTCTGTCAGCCACAACAGCGAAGACG AGTCTGACCCGATCGAAGCCATCGCTCGGTTCGACTACTCTGGGCGGACTAGTCGGGAGCTGTCGTTTAAAAAGGGAGCCTCTCTGCTTCTGTACCAGCGAGCCTCTGATGACTGGTGGGAGGGACGACACAACGGAGTGGATGGACTGGTGCCACACCAGTATATTGTGGTCCAAGACGC GCCTGATGGTGGTCGGGGAAGTCCAAAGCCTGATGTTGATTCCAGGGATCTGCTGGAAGAGAGGGTCTCCACCAGAGGCAGTGCTGCCTCTCCCACTGGAGCTCACGTGGCCGACATCTACCTGGCCAACCTGAACAA GATGAGGAAACGCCCAGAGTCTGGGAACATCCGAAGAACGTTCCGGGGCTCAGAGAGCGACAGTACCAGTCCAGGAGccagcggaggaggaggaggaggaggaggaggagtgagaacAGCTTCTCTTCCTGTCGGGGGGGCTCTAGTGAAAGAAACTGGAGACAAACGACCCGTCAGCGCTCATAGCATCCTCAACTCAGTCACTCGCCACTCCTCTCTGAAGACCAAG GTGGAGAGTCCACAGTTAAGGAAGACAACTACAGCAGGGCGCTCTAAGAGCTTCAGTAACCACAGACCACTGGACCCAGAGGTCATCGCCCAGGTGGAGCACAGCTCACAG GACATTGAGGTGGTGATGACCTCTGCCCTGAGTGAGCTCAGtaagtcagagagacagagcacctccaagcacacacacacccctgacGTGGTGCTGGACACACTGGAGCAGCTGAAAGGCATGGGCGgcggaggagggggaggagcctCGGAGCCCTCCAGCCCGCTCCACTCCCGTCTGTTGCGGGACAGCGAGGGGGGCTCCTCCAACGCTCACCCGCTTCAGCGCAGCGCCTCCTCCGCCAGCGACGTACCCTCCTCCTTCCGCCCAGCCAAGAGTCAGCCACGGAGCCCCCTGCCCTCCTCTAcgtccccctccctctcctcctcctccctctcctcctctgtcccatCCTTTAGAGAGCTGCGCCCCCCGGCGACAAGACCCAAGCCTGTGGTGTTCCCGAAGAGCGGAGGAGGTGGCAGTCCAGCAATGGGCTCCCCGACCTCCACCGTTCCACCTAcgcctccacctccacctgcaggccacacacactctctccctcacactcctcctccaccaccacccccgcAGTCTAACGACAAATCCTGCCCGGCTTAA
- the srgap2 gene encoding SLIT-ROBO Rho GTPase-activating protein 2 isoform X1, whose product MTSPAKFRKDKEIVAEYETQVKEIRAQLVEQLKCLDQQCELRVQLLQDLQDFFRKKAEIEMDYSRNLEKLAERFLTKTRSTKDHLLKKEQSILSPVNCWNLLLLQVKRESRDHATLSDLYLNNIIPRFAQISEDSGRLFKKSKEVGVQLQEDMMKVLNELYTVMKTYHMYNTDSINAESKLKEAEKQEEKQMGRSGRQDDRQTPRSPDTLASIKTDEKPVRRSSVKKIEKMKEKRQAKYTENRLKAIKARNEYLLALEATNSCVFKYYIHDLSDIIDCCDLGYHASLHRALRTYLSAEQNVETSKHTGLETLEGAAESLEPNGDKQKLMETYNNVFCPPARFDFQSHMGDTMGVMCAQPPVEVELLQRCQQLQSRLSTLKIENEEVKKTMEATLSTIQDMVTVEDYDVSECFHHSNSMESVKSTFSESYLSKPSLAKRRANQQETEQFYFTKLKEFLEGRNLITKLEAKHDLIQKTLGESQKTDCCLASGRRNSTVRKQDSGEAIPLMVESCIRFISRHGLQHEGIFRVSGSQVEVNDIKNAFERGEDPLAGDQNDHDMDSIAGVLKLYFRGLDHALFPKEVFHDLISCVSMESLQERAVHIKKVLQSLPSKTLIIMRYLFAFLNHLSQYSEENMMDPYNLAICFGPTLMSVPEGHDQVSCQAHVNELIKTIIIHHDTIFPGLQDLQGPIYTIPGTGDDFCDSPHCEPPLVEEPAPDTVSVSHNSEDGSLAVSESDPIEAIARFDYSGRTSRELSFKKGASLLLYQRASDDWWEGRHNGVDGLVPHQYIVVQDAPDGGRGSPKPDVDSRDLLEERVSTRGSAASPTGAHVADIYLANLNKMRKRPESGNIRRTFRGSESDSTSPGASGGGGGGGGGVRTASLPVGGALVKETGDKRPVSAHSILNSVTRHSSLKTKVESPQLRKTTTAGRSKSFSNHRPLDPEVIAQVEHSSQDIEVVMTSALSELSKSERQSTSKHTHTPDVVLDTLEQLKGMGGGGGGGASEPSSPLHSRLLRDSEGGSSNAHPLQRSASSASDVPSSFRPAKSQPRSPLPSSTSPSLSSSSLSSSVPSFRELRPPATRPKPVVFPKSGGGGSPAMGSPTSTVPPTPPPPPAGHTHSLPHTPPPPPPPQSNDKSCPA is encoded by the exons gAAGGAGCAGAGCATTTTATCTCCGGTGAACTGCTGGAACCTATTGCTGCTTCAGGTGAAGAGGGAGAGCCGCGACCACGCCACTCTGTCCGACCTCTACCTCAACAACATCATTCCCCGCTTTGCACAGATCAGCGAGGACTCAGGACGCCTCTTCAAGAAG agCAAAGAGGTTGGTGTACAGCTGCAAGAAGACATGATGAAAGTTCTTAATGAGCTTTACACG GTGATGAAGACGTACCACATGTACAACACAGACAGCATCAATGCCGAGTCCAAGCTGAAGGAGGcggagaagcaggaggagaagcagatGGGTCGCTCCGGTCGACAGGACGACCGTCAGACGCCGCGCTCCCCCGACACCCTGGCTAGCATCAAGACTGATGAGAAACCCGTCCGGCGCTCCAGTGTCAAAAAAATcgagaagatgaaggagaag AGGCAAGCTAAGTACACAGAGAACAGGCTGAAGGCCATCAAGGCCAGGAATGAGTACCTGCTAGCTCTTGAGGCCACCAACAGCTGTGTCTTCAAATATTACATCCACGACCTCTCCGACATCATTGAC tGCTGTGACCTGGGCTACCATGCCAGCCTGCATCGCGCCCTGAGGACCTACTTATCAGCGGAACAGAACGTTGAAACGTCTAAACACACCGGCCTGGAGACACTGGAGGGAGCTGCAGAGAGTCTGGAGCCCAACggagacaaacagaaactgatggAGACCTACAACAACGTCTTCTGCCCCCCAGCTCGGTTTGACTTCCAGTCCCACATGGGAGACACG atgGGAGTGATGTGTGCACAGCCGCCGGTGGAAGTTGAACTGCTCCAGAGgtgtcagcagctgcagtccCGTCTCTCCACGCTCAAAATTGAGAACGAAGAG GTGAAGAAAACCATGGAGGCCACTCTGTCCACCATCCAAGACATGGTGACGGTGGAGGACTACGATGTCTCAGAGTGCTTccaccacagcaacagcatgGAGTCGGTCAAGTCCACTTTCAGCGAATCCTATCTCAGCAAGCCCAGCCTAGCGAAGCGACGGGCCAATCAGCAGGAGACGGAGCAGTTTTACTTCACG AAGCTGAAAGAGTTTCTGGAAGGCAGGAATCTGATCACCAAGCTGGAAGCCAAGCATGACCTCATCCAGAAGACCCTGGGAGAGA GTCAGAAGACCGACTGTTGCCTTGCCAG TGGACGGAGAAACTCAACAGTACGGAAGCAG GACTCGGGTGAGGCCATTCCTCTGATGGTCGAGAGCTGTATCCGCTTCATCAGTCGCCATG gTCTTCAGCATGAGGGCATCTTTAGAGTGTCAGGCTCTCAGGTGGAAGTCAACGACATCAAGAATGCCTTTGAGAGAG GTGAGGACCCGCTGGCAGGGGACCAGAATGACCACGACATGGACTCCATCGCTGGTGTCTTGAAGCTTTACTTTAGAGGACTGGACCACGCCCTCTTCCCTAAAGAAGTCTTCCATGATCTCATATCCTGTGTCT CAATGGAGAGCCTCCAGGAGCGGGCAGTCCATATCAAGAAAGTTCTGCAATCTCTGCCAAGCAAAACCCTCATCATTATGAGATACCTGTTCGCCTTCCTCAACCA CCTGTCTCAGTACAGCGAGGAGAACATGATGGACCCCTACAACCTGGCCATCTGTTTCGGTCCCACCCTGATGTCTGTCCCAGAGGGCCACGACCAGGTCTCTTGCCAGGCTCACGTCAACGAGCTCATTAAAACCATCATCATCCACCATGACACCATCTTCCCTGGACTGCAGGACCTGCAGGGCCCCATCTACACCATCCCTGGAACCGGAGATGACTTCTG TGACAGTCCACACTGTGAGCCCCCCCTTGTGGAAGAGCCTGCACCTGACACTGTCTCTGTCAGCCACAACAGCGAAGACG GCTCCTTGGCTGTTTCAGAGTCTGACCCGATCGAAGCCATCGCTCGGTTCGACTACTCTGGGCGGACTAGTCGGGAGCTGTCGTTTAAAAAGGGAGCCTCTCTGCTTCTGTACCAGCGAGCCTCTGATGACTGGTGGGAGGGACGACACAACGGAGTGGATGGACTGGTGCCACACCAGTATATTGTGGTCCAAGACGC GCCTGATGGTGGTCGGGGAAGTCCAAAGCCTGATGTTGATTCCAGGGATCTGCTGGAAGAGAGGGTCTCCACCAGAGGCAGTGCTGCCTCTCCCACTGGAGCTCACGTGGCCGACATCTACCTGGCCAACCTGAACAA GATGAGGAAACGCCCAGAGTCTGGGAACATCCGAAGAACGTTCCGGGGCTCAGAGAGCGACAGTACCAGTCCAGGAGccagcggaggaggaggaggaggaggaggaggagtgagaacAGCTTCTCTTCCTGTCGGGGGGGCTCTAGTGAAAGAAACTGGAGACAAACGACCCGTCAGCGCTCATAGCATCCTCAACTCAGTCACTCGCCACTCCTCTCTGAAGACCAAG GTGGAGAGTCCACAGTTAAGGAAGACAACTACAGCAGGGCGCTCTAAGAGCTTCAGTAACCACAGACCACTGGACCCAGAGGTCATCGCCCAGGTGGAGCACAGCTCACAG GACATTGAGGTGGTGATGACCTCTGCCCTGAGTGAGCTCAGtaagtcagagagacagagcacctccaagcacacacacacccctgacGTGGTGCTGGACACACTGGAGCAGCTGAAAGGCATGGGCGgcggaggagggggaggagcctCGGAGCCCTCCAGCCCGCTCCACTCCCGTCTGTTGCGGGACAGCGAGGGGGGCTCCTCCAACGCTCACCCGCTTCAGCGCAGCGCCTCCTCCGCCAGCGACGTACCCTCCTCCTTCCGCCCAGCCAAGAGTCAGCCACGGAGCCCCCTGCCCTCCTCTAcgtccccctccctctcctcctcctccctctcctcctctgtcccatCCTTTAGAGAGCTGCGCCCCCCGGCGACAAGACCCAAGCCTGTGGTGTTCCCGAAGAGCGGAGGAGGTGGCAGTCCAGCAATGGGCTCCCCGACCTCCACCGTTCCACCTAcgcctccacctccacctgcaggccacacacactctctccctcacactcctcctccaccaccacccccgcAGTCTAACGACAAATCCTGCCCGGCTTAA
- the srgap2 gene encoding SLIT-ROBO Rho GTPase-activating protein 2 isoform X3: protein METKTVRFLYSQRCKEIRAQLVEQLKCLDQQCELRVQLLQDLQDFFRKKAEIEMDYSRNLEKLAERFLTKTRSTKDHLLKKEQSILSPVNCWNLLLLQVKRESRDHATLSDLYLNNIIPRFAQISEDSGRLFKKSKEVGVQLQEDMMKVLNELYTVMKTYHMYNTDSINAESKLKEAEKQEEKQMGRSGRQDDRQTPRSPDTLASIKTDEKPVRRSSVKKIEKMKEKRQAKYTENRLKAIKARNEYLLALEATNSCVFKYYIHDLSDIIDCCDLGYHASLHRALRTYLSAEQNVETSKHTGLETLEGAAESLEPNGDKQKLMETYNNVFCPPARFDFQSHMGDTMGVMCAQPPVEVELLQRCQQLQSRLSTLKIENEEVKKTMEATLSTIQDMVTVEDYDVSECFHHSNSMESVKSTFSESYLSKPSLAKRRANQQETEQFYFTKLKEFLEGRNLITKLEAKHDLIQKTLGESQKTDCCLASGRRNSTVRKQDSGEAIPLMVESCIRFISRHGLQHEGIFRVSGSQVEVNDIKNAFERGEDPLAGDQNDHDMDSIAGVLKLYFRGLDHALFPKEVFHDLISCVSMESLQERAVHIKKVLQSLPSKTLIIMRYLFAFLNHLSQYSEENMMDPYNLAICFGPTLMSVPEGHDQVSCQAHVNELIKTIIIHHDTIFPGLQDLQGPIYTIPGTGDDFCDSPHCEPPLVEEPAPDTVSVSHNSEDGSLAVSESDPIEAIARFDYSGRTSRELSFKKGASLLLYQRASDDWWEGRHNGVDGLVPHQYIVVQDAPDGGRGSPKPDVDSRDLLEERVSTRGSAASPTGAHVADIYLANLNKMRKRPESGNIRRTFRGSESDSTSPGASGGGGGGGGGVRTASLPVGGALVKETGDKRPVSAHSILNSVTRHSSLKTKVESPQLRKTTTAGRSKSFSNHRPLDPEVIAQVEHSSQDIEVVMTSALSELSKSERQSTSKHTHTPDVVLDTLEQLKGMGGGGGGGASEPSSPLHSRLLRDSEGGSSNAHPLQRSASSASDVPSSFRPAKSQPRSPLPSSTSPSLSSSSLSSSVPSFRELRPPATRPKPVVFPKSGGGGSPAMGSPTSTVPPTPPPPPAGHTHSLPHTPPPPPPPQSNDKSCPA, encoded by the exons gAAGGAGCAGAGCATTTTATCTCCGGTGAACTGCTGGAACCTATTGCTGCTTCAGGTGAAGAGGGAGAGCCGCGACCACGCCACTCTGTCCGACCTCTACCTCAACAACATCATTCCCCGCTTTGCACAGATCAGCGAGGACTCAGGACGCCTCTTCAAGAAG agCAAAGAGGTTGGTGTACAGCTGCAAGAAGACATGATGAAAGTTCTTAATGAGCTTTACACG GTGATGAAGACGTACCACATGTACAACACAGACAGCATCAATGCCGAGTCCAAGCTGAAGGAGGcggagaagcaggaggagaagcagatGGGTCGCTCCGGTCGACAGGACGACCGTCAGACGCCGCGCTCCCCCGACACCCTGGCTAGCATCAAGACTGATGAGAAACCCGTCCGGCGCTCCAGTGTCAAAAAAATcgagaagatgaaggagaag AGGCAAGCTAAGTACACAGAGAACAGGCTGAAGGCCATCAAGGCCAGGAATGAGTACCTGCTAGCTCTTGAGGCCACCAACAGCTGTGTCTTCAAATATTACATCCACGACCTCTCCGACATCATTGAC tGCTGTGACCTGGGCTACCATGCCAGCCTGCATCGCGCCCTGAGGACCTACTTATCAGCGGAACAGAACGTTGAAACGTCTAAACACACCGGCCTGGAGACACTGGAGGGAGCTGCAGAGAGTCTGGAGCCCAACggagacaaacagaaactgatggAGACCTACAACAACGTCTTCTGCCCCCCAGCTCGGTTTGACTTCCAGTCCCACATGGGAGACACG atgGGAGTGATGTGTGCACAGCCGCCGGTGGAAGTTGAACTGCTCCAGAGgtgtcagcagctgcagtccCGTCTCTCCACGCTCAAAATTGAGAACGAAGAG GTGAAGAAAACCATGGAGGCCACTCTGTCCACCATCCAAGACATGGTGACGGTGGAGGACTACGATGTCTCAGAGTGCTTccaccacagcaacagcatgGAGTCGGTCAAGTCCACTTTCAGCGAATCCTATCTCAGCAAGCCCAGCCTAGCGAAGCGACGGGCCAATCAGCAGGAGACGGAGCAGTTTTACTTCACG AAGCTGAAAGAGTTTCTGGAAGGCAGGAATCTGATCACCAAGCTGGAAGCCAAGCATGACCTCATCCAGAAGACCCTGGGAGAGA GTCAGAAGACCGACTGTTGCCTTGCCAG TGGACGGAGAAACTCAACAGTACGGAAGCAG GACTCGGGTGAGGCCATTCCTCTGATGGTCGAGAGCTGTATCCGCTTCATCAGTCGCCATG gTCTTCAGCATGAGGGCATCTTTAGAGTGTCAGGCTCTCAGGTGGAAGTCAACGACATCAAGAATGCCTTTGAGAGAG GTGAGGACCCGCTGGCAGGGGACCAGAATGACCACGACATGGACTCCATCGCTGGTGTCTTGAAGCTTTACTTTAGAGGACTGGACCACGCCCTCTTCCCTAAAGAAGTCTTCCATGATCTCATATCCTGTGTCT CAATGGAGAGCCTCCAGGAGCGGGCAGTCCATATCAAGAAAGTTCTGCAATCTCTGCCAAGCAAAACCCTCATCATTATGAGATACCTGTTCGCCTTCCTCAACCA CCTGTCTCAGTACAGCGAGGAGAACATGATGGACCCCTACAACCTGGCCATCTGTTTCGGTCCCACCCTGATGTCTGTCCCAGAGGGCCACGACCAGGTCTCTTGCCAGGCTCACGTCAACGAGCTCATTAAAACCATCATCATCCACCATGACACCATCTTCCCTGGACTGCAGGACCTGCAGGGCCCCATCTACACCATCCCTGGAACCGGAGATGACTTCTG TGACAGTCCACACTGTGAGCCCCCCCTTGTGGAAGAGCCTGCACCTGACACTGTCTCTGTCAGCCACAACAGCGAAGACG GCTCCTTGGCTGTTTCAGAGTCTGACCCGATCGAAGCCATCGCTCGGTTCGACTACTCTGGGCGGACTAGTCGGGAGCTGTCGTTTAAAAAGGGAGCCTCTCTGCTTCTGTACCAGCGAGCCTCTGATGACTGGTGGGAGGGACGACACAACGGAGTGGATGGACTGGTGCCACACCAGTATATTGTGGTCCAAGACGC GCCTGATGGTGGTCGGGGAAGTCCAAAGCCTGATGTTGATTCCAGGGATCTGCTGGAAGAGAGGGTCTCCACCAGAGGCAGTGCTGCCTCTCCCACTGGAGCTCACGTGGCCGACATCTACCTGGCCAACCTGAACAA GATGAGGAAACGCCCAGAGTCTGGGAACATCCGAAGAACGTTCCGGGGCTCAGAGAGCGACAGTACCAGTCCAGGAGccagcggaggaggaggaggaggaggaggaggagtgagaacAGCTTCTCTTCCTGTCGGGGGGGCTCTAGTGAAAGAAACTGGAGACAAACGACCCGTCAGCGCTCATAGCATCCTCAACTCAGTCACTCGCCACTCCTCTCTGAAGACCAAG GTGGAGAGTCCACAGTTAAGGAAGACAACTACAGCAGGGCGCTCTAAGAGCTTCAGTAACCACAGACCACTGGACCCAGAGGTCATCGCCCAGGTGGAGCACAGCTCACAG GACATTGAGGTGGTGATGACCTCTGCCCTGAGTGAGCTCAGtaagtcagagagacagagcacctccaagcacacacacacccctgacGTGGTGCTGGACACACTGGAGCAGCTGAAAGGCATGGGCGgcggaggagggggaggagcctCGGAGCCCTCCAGCCCGCTCCACTCCCGTCTGTTGCGGGACAGCGAGGGGGGCTCCTCCAACGCTCACCCGCTTCAGCGCAGCGCCTCCTCCGCCAGCGACGTACCCTCCTCCTTCCGCCCAGCCAAGAGTCAGCCACGGAGCCCCCTGCCCTCCTCTAcgtccccctccctctcctcctcctccctctcctcctctgtcccatCCTTTAGAGAGCTGCGCCCCCCGGCGACAAGACCCAAGCCTGTGGTGTTCCCGAAGAGCGGAGGAGGTGGCAGTCCAGCAATGGGCTCCCCGACCTCCACCGTTCCACCTAcgcctccacctccacctgcaggccacacacactctctccctcacactcctcctccaccaccacccccgcAGTCTAACGACAAATCCTGCCCGGCTTAA